In Scatophagus argus isolate fScaArg1 chromosome 18, fScaArg1.pri, whole genome shotgun sequence, the DNA window GCAACCGCAGACTTTGACTGACTTGAGATCTGTCCAGCAGGTGTGGTCTGAGATTTGGGTCTCGTCTGTTTGGAAAGTTGTGATGAAACTGCGGGTTTTGACTGAACTGTGGGGTTAGACTGAATATGTGTCGGCTGCGTGGGCCTCGACTGAGGGCTGGGCTTTGTTGGAGCTATTGGTACGGGATCATCATCTAGTTCAAAGTCCGCAAAGGAATATTTTGGCCTGGGTCTGTATGGTATGTACTCAACAGGCTTTGGTTTTTGAGCATTAAGTCCATTAGGCATGGGAGGAGGTACTGCTGGAAGAGTCCTCTTAGCTGCTGATCGGGTCACTTTTGGGGCAGGTCCTGGAGAAGGGGTTGCCTGAAGAGACTGAGCCTTAATTTGCCTTGTAGATTTACGTGTTTCAGTATTAGGAGGTGTGGTCTTAGGGGCATCAGCTTTGGCAGGTTCAGGCTTAACAGGTTCAGTTTCAGAGGTTTCCATGTTAGTGGGTTCGGCTTTACTGGGTTCAGCCTTAGAGCTGTCAGCCTTGGGAACTTCTTCTTTCGGTGTAGCAGGTTTGCTAGTTGAGGCAGGACTTGGGAGAGGAGGCGTTTTAGATGGACtgacagcaggtggaggagctgtGGTCACAGGACCCACTGAAAACTGAGAGAATGCAGACAGAGGTGCTTGCCAATCTATatctgaaaacatctgatttgCTTGGTCAGATTTAAGTTTCTTTACACGTGCCcaagacattttctctctttgaagTTCAACCTGTCTTAGCCTTTGATATCTAGTTAGCTTCTTTTTCTCGTGGGCTTTCAGGGGAACTGAAACTTGTGTGATGAAGAAACGCCTCTTTGGAGGCTCTCCAGCAGGTTTAGCCTGAGGAGAATCAGTGGGCGAGGGCTCTGCTGCAGATGCCACCTCAGCAGGGCTCACTGGAGCAGAGTTTCCTTCTAGTCCTGCAGGAACTACAGCATTAACAGTGTCTGAATCCTGTGTGTTACCAGGTGGACTTTCCTTCTTGCTGGCTTCACTATTGGATGCCACTTCTATTGttactgctgtagctgctgtcgcagctgctgctgctgctgctgcggccGCTGCCGCAGCcgcttgtttttcttcctcgATCCTCTTCAACAGCATGCTGTCTGTAGCAATGTCCTCTGCGATCTCCTGACACAGGGCTAAGAGATTCAGTTGCTGTCTGTTTGCTGATCTCTTAGACGCTGCAGCCTTTTGCTCAGCCAGAGCTGCCAGACGGGCCTTGGTTCTGGCCTGTGTGttcatttcttgtttcttggGTTTTTCTGCTTCCTGAGTCTTTTTAGCATCTCCAGTCTTGTCTCCTGTGCTGATTTGGGTCAAGCTTGTTCCACACGTATTatctttattttcctcatcGACCTTTTCCTCCAATGTTTTAGGAAGGACTGTCTCAGAAGTTTCTTGGGGTTTCTCTATTATTGTAATGTCACTATCTtcctcattctcttcctctgctACTACAATCTCGCGACCAATCTCTATATCCTCCAGAATCTGCACTTCTTGTAGGTCCACATTACCCTGTGCACCACAGTCTTCTTTTGTGACTTGAACATGAGAGTTTGTCATATCAGTCTCTGAGCTATCAACGTCCATCATGTCAGCTGATGACTGCTGGCAACAGTCTGAATTTTGAATAACTTCAACACATCCCTCAGTTGAAATTTCTGTCCCAAGCTGGGTCTCCTGATCTCCCTCACCTGACTTGGTCACTGTTCCATCTCTGACCTCATCAGCTCTTTGACACTCAGGGAGGACGGTTTcttgagaaacattttcatttttcacatcacCTACCAATGCACTGTCTGGATTCACCTGCTCTGGAAGTGAAATTGACAACCCTGATTCGGCTGCTGCTTGAGTGACGATATCAAAGTGAATTTCACTCTGTGGGACCGGTTCCAATATCACAAACTCTTCTGATGTACTATCTGGTATTTCAACTGTAGCGGTGGCTGTAGTTGTTGTCAGAGTGACATCTGCGACCTCTTGAAGTCCAGTGTCTTCCCGCACCTGTTCAGAAAACTCTGTGGCACTGATGCCGTCTGGATGCCCGATACTTTCGCTTTTTTCCGTTGCATCTTCTGACTGACCATCTGGCACTATGATGTCATCGCTAGAGCTGATCACTGCAACTTGTCTCACATCCTCACCCGTGTCACTCTGCTCCAACTGTGCAGAGATACAAGTCTCTGGCACATTTGTGGTTTGTGCTTCCATCTCAACTTCTTGACTGTCTGAGACATGCATTTGTTGCTTAAAATCTGCCTCATTTTCCAGCTGTTGGGTAcaaatttctctgtttttttcattagtAGATGAATGTCCTCCCATCTGCTGGCTCTCTGTAATCTGCATGTCCAGAAAAGACACACCATCACGGTTCTCTGATTCTGTAAAAATTTCACGATCATCATTGCTCTCCGGACTACTAATGGGCTCATACACTACCTGGTTTTCATGAATCTCAACCATTGACTGATTAGCCGTCTTAATCTGTTCTTCTGATCCCTCAATTACAACATCAGCATCATCTGTATGgccacaaacaaaaactctgtCTTCACTGCATCCAGCTCCTTCTCCGTGTTCCTCAATGTTACTGACCATTTTGTCAGCCTTATCAGAGGAAATGATTGCAGCCTCTTCCTTGATCTCATTAATCACTTGCCTCCCAGTTTCATCCTGCAACACAGAATCTATCCTTTCCAATGATCCACTTATTACACACATATCTACTTGAACATGCTCAGTGCTAGCTTCTGTCTGCACGTTTTCATTATCCTTACTTTCAGAATTAGCCACAGAAAGAGGTTTGTGATCTTCATTTGATAAGACCACAGTGGTTTCATCGACTTCCCTTATTCCCTCGTTCTGCTGTTCTGTTGGAGGTACTGCATTACAATTATCCTCTGGTGCTGTTGTAGTTTCCATATTTATTTGAGCCTCTGGAACATCAACACATTCAGCAGTGTGCTTGTCTTCGTCTTGCTTACTCTCACAACATTCATTCTCTAGATCTTTTTGAACTTCTGTGTTGAGTTCACTGACCTCCAGACTCCCCTGGCTCTGTACTTCGACTATTGCCGATGGATTAGAAATCTCCTctggtgctgctgttgcttGTGCATCCATTTCTGTTTGATTCTCAGTATCATCCACACATGCAATGACCTCAGCCTTGTTTTCCTTGTCGTCAGTATTGGCAATAATAAAATCTTTTTGTGCTTCAATGTCTGTAGGGAGTTCAGTGGCCTCTTGACTGCTCTGGTTTGGTGTTTCAACTCTAGTTGCTGGATCAGACATGTCTTCTGTTGCTGTCATCCGCAAATCAATTTCTCTGTTATTCTGAGTTGCATCGATGCATTCTGTGATAaccttgttttcatttgcattattCGCAAAAGTTTGAATCATTAGGTCTTCTTGAAGTGTTTCGGATATAACTGTTGCAGGTTCATTCACTTCTTGGCTCTTCTGGACTTGTGTTTCTTCTGTCGGTGCTATGTTAGAAATTTCCTCTGATGTTCTTGTAGTCTGCATGTCCACCTCAACCCTGTCTTCATCTTTGGTGCTTTGACAATTAGCTGCTGGATGCTTCTGTATTTTATTAGATATGTCTGTGATGCATTCACTGGATTGTGGGACCTCATGGCTTTGTACTTCAACTGGAAATGCACGATGAGAAATGTCTGATGTCAACGTAGTTTGCCTCTCAGATCCACTCGAACATTCAAAGTTCACCTTGTCTTCATTTTCCATTAGTTCAGAATTTTCAATCGTGATATGCTGATGATCCTCAGCCGATATTTTGGCGATAGGTTCACTGGTTTCCTGTCTGTTCGTGCTTTGAACTTCCTCTGTAGGTGGTGGGTTAGAAATCTCTGATGTCAGCAAAGTCTgcatttcctttttaatttgacTCTTGGATCCACTGATGTGCTCAAAGTTGACCTTGTCTTCATTTTCCATTATGTTAGAATTTATCACATGGTCCTCATTCATTTCTGTAGATATGCTTGTAACACCTTCACTGAACTCCTGGCTCTTCTGGATTTGTATTTCCACTGGAGCGTCTTGATTAGAAATCTCCTGGTCAGATGATGCCAAAGCCTGAATATCCATTTTGATATGACCACTTGACGCAGTGGCACATTCCAAGTTCATGTTTACTTTGACTTCAACGGGGACCTCTGTTGTGTGGTCACCAACTTTGTGGGTCTCGTGGTTTTGTATCTCCTCTTTATGTGCTGAGTCCAacttctgctctgctgttttaGTCAGCATGTTGACATCTATCTGACCCTCTGAGACCGTCACACAGTCTTGCTCATGAACGGCATCACAATCTGGTATTATTATTTCGGCACAGTTGTCAGTCATCTTACTCATGACCTCTTGGCTCAACTGTAGCTCAGCAAAAGACCCAACATCAGCAACAGTCTGATTTGACAGGAATTCTTTCCTTTCACATTCTTCAAGCTTTTCTTCAGGCTTTCTGACTATTTTGCTCATACTGTCACATGATTTAGTAATTGTATCTGTCACATCATGGCTTACATGATCCTGCAGGGGTGCAGATTTTGATTCCTCTTTGAAAGTGACTTGAATTTTGAAACTTAAGTCTGTTTGAGTCTCTGGATTGCCAGCAGAATCTGTTGTTGCTCGATTTTCCTCTGCCTGGCACTCTGGATTACAACCTCCTACCAGGATCTCTCCTGGTGCAGAGTAAGTTTTGTTTGACAATGCTTTATCTTCTATATCTACATCACTATGGCTTGCAGAGATACTGTCTCCTTCAATCACCACCTGCCCTTTATGTTCTCCTTCCATCCTTTCATGTTTTGCATCCAGCTTTATCTCCTCAGAAACAGACTCTCTGGTCTCCTTAGTTTCAGCTTCACTGCTCACATATATGTGACTTTTACAAGCTGAATCTGTCCTTTCACCTGCTTGTGCTTCACCTTCAGAGCATAGATTTGCCTCATCTGTTTTAGAATATAGTGTTTTCACTAATGAAGTTAATGTTTCATTATCTTCATCATTTTTGGTGGACTCTGTAAAGTCCTTCGTTTCACTTTCCCCTGCTTCAGATGTGATACCACCTGTATCTGCTGTAGTGACAGAGTCTAATATTTCACTACATGATAATGGTGTTTTTTCACCCATGAGCTTTTCACTTTCAGCATGTTTTAATTCTTCCTGTTCACTTTCATCTGCTGCACATTTAAATTCAACACTACCTTTCCCACTCCCTGTTATAGAGACTAAAGTTTCCTTTGACTCTTCATTTGTGGCATGAAGTGAAAtttcttgtctctctccttcagtgATAGACTCTGTAGATTCCTTTTTCTCATCCCGATCGGCATCATCCAAGCTTTGAATACTTGTTGAATCTGAACATCTACCATAATTGTGGTCCATCTGAATAGTGACTGTAGGTTCAGATGGTGATTCTTGCCTTATCTCCTGTGGATCAGAAGACAACTCTTCAGCTTTACGTTTAGCTTTGACTCgatttgaatattttctgatGCAGCGGGCCTTGTCGCCATCATCCCTCTCTCTAAATAGGTCAGTCTTACTTCCATCACTACTCAACTCATCCTCAGATTCTGTGGAGGCTGTTCGCTTCAGGGAAGCTTTGGAGTTAACTTTCGGTGAGGAGGCTTCTCCGCAGGAGGCACTTGTGGCGTTCAGGAGCTTGGCTTTTTTGACAGGTGGGTCTGAAATGCTGCAGTCCTTTGAGGGAGAACTCTGTTTGGGTgacagttttttctttgttcgTGGAGTTGCTGACTTTTCaagtttatttcctgttttcaagGACCTTTTATTGGTAGCTGGTGCAGTTTTGGATGGCAGATCCTCCCCAACCTCATCCAATTGGGGCTGAGAATCATGAGGAGATGACCCTGTCTTTGGGGCTGGCATACTGTCAATCTGTTAGACAAAAATAGAGTAATTACAATAAGCATGATAAAGACAGGTTAACAGAGCACATGAAACTCCATTCTTTAATTACCATTTAATAAAACAGACCAGGAGTAAAAATTCTCCCTGCagcctctcttttccttctaGATGGAGTAATGAAATGTACTGAACATGCATGGAAACGACATGACAAACACGATCTCTCTGTGTTCATATTTAATAAGCAAATTCGAAATTAGTGTCGTATTATCATTAACTATAAATTCATCAACTATTACCTGGTATTCCTGACAAGCAACAAGGCTGGCTAACGCTGGACATAAACAGATAAATCGCAGTTAAACTGGCGACTCACACAACGTACGATCCACATACACTGACTTGGTCGACATCTACATTACTTATCTAGATGCCTGCCGAAGTCGGGGGAGACCGTTGTCTGTAGGAGttgtgcagacagaaacagaaatgctcATTTAGCTAGCTAACAGTGGCTAGTGTGGTAGCTGGAAGTCCACAGTGGTGTGTGCTAACGCTAGCAGCAGGCAACTCGCAAGAAATGAGCGAAATGAGACTCGCTGTTCAAATGAGCaaaaacagcagccagacagacagagcagacagtgtAGAGAGTAGTTCTTACGATACTAGCGTCAGCGGAAACATAAAGGCAAGGCATTCGTCAATGAAACtcactttgatgttttctttctcaacaacagctgttttttttcctgtgaataAAAATTAACTGTACTTCCGGAGTGAAACGCCGGATGTGACGTAGCGGCCCTCCAGGCGCACTCAAAATCGAGATTTTACTTTCAGAAATTTCGGTGCTTTACTAAGTACTATTACTTTGAGggttttactttgtttattcatcaaaaacaaacacacatcactctGTTAGACATCGTTGTGATGCAAATGCAACTTAAACAAAGTTGTAAAGTTATCGAAAATACAGACAATAGACACCACAAGATTTTTCATCATCTGGTTCATCAAaccagatttatttttatttctaaaagaATATTCATTATATTCTAGCAAAGTGTTATGTTAAGAGTATGTGCACTTtccttaatttatttattaatcgCTCTTATGTTTAGTTTTCATCTGAGCTTCTGTTATCATGAAAGGAGCAAAACCACTAGATACTTTAAAAACTAATGTAGTGAATCTGTATGTTTCACAAACTTACAAGATGACCATTAAATACCACAGATGAGTCGACCTTTTATCATCTTTGCAAACTCAACAGGTTTGAGGGAGGTTTGGCGTTCATTTGAGGGAGACATCTCAAATATTGAGACATTTTACGTCACAAACAGAAGTCATTAAACTGCCCtttccaaaataaaactctGTAAAAACAGACTTCACATATACATATAGTAAATTTCTCTCACAAACTGTGCAGACGTTTGCATCAGTCCCACATACTGATTCACTTGACACAAGGGAAGCCAAAAACCAcagatatttttatgtttttatttttcagactttccagacatttcatcatcaaatcaaattagTGGCAAGCAGAAacacttttacatttattaGATGTAAATACACAGAGACAATACGatataaatgttttgcatttttgcaagAGTACAGTTCAGTGACTGAGGGAAAGTGATATTCACTGATCAAAGCACTGACAGTAAAGGGAAAGCCAACAGGAAGGGAAGGTAAAAGCATCAATATTAACATTATGAGTGCGCAGATTCATGTTACTTTTTCATCTCCAGGATTCCACTTCCTGGCCCTCGCCTCTTCGCACTGCAGATGTTACAAAACTGCATTCCAGGAATCTGAAAGGACAAGAGGGAAAAGACACAGGAGTCTCAAAATGGGTTATCCAAGGTAAAAACAGAATAATGCCTGGAGAAAGATAAGATGGGAAGATATGATTCGTATACATGTAACTCCAAAGAGATAACGTTATGTGTTGTGTAAAGAGTGATATGGTCTATAAGGAAGTTACTAACTGCTCCTGAGGATGGCAAACATTCCTTGTGAAACATGTGTCTGCAGTGAAAAACCACCACACTGAAGGGTTTGGCCATATCTGAAACACAAGTCACACAAGTCTGATGAATGAGCAGCCTTCATACGCAGTACAACTTTGAAACACTTGGATACAAAGGTAGAAAACCCACCTGAAGGTAATATTGTAGCATGACACGATTCGCAGATATTCTCctctgaaaagaaaaccaacacTAACATGAGTACTTTTCATACATACTTATACTCTATTGCTACTTCTTCATGAATGCCAAGAAAAGTGCGCCCACCATCGACCCTGACTCCCCTCATCTGTGTTCGGTGCATCTTctggagcagagagagggagtcgGCCACCAGGATCTTCTTACATCCTTCTCTCAGAAGAATCTTaggaacaagaaaacaaaaagttggTTCATAAGTTTGACAACATCGTGAATAGTTCACAGTCATTCTTAAGATGCTTTATCATTCAATCCTCGAAAATTACACTATTTATTTCCAAATGGAGCTACTGAGGTTATACAAGTATTACAGAGTATATTCATGTATTAATACAATAAGAAACATTCTTTAATCCTTCTGTGTTTGCAAGAAAAGTCTTTAAATATTTTGCTCCTCTCACATCGAACCTGCAGGATTTAAAACAGAATCACTTGATTTCTTTAAGTATTAATGCAACCCTCAACTGACTGTACTGCTAcctgtgatgtttctgttttactcAAGCATTTAACCCAGATTtgtgtatttaattatttatttctacTTTGAGATTTATCCCTTTAtacttttcatcttttatttgaGCTTAATATAAGCTTTACTATTAGTGAAGAACAGTTTCACAGTTGTACTACTATAAAATTAATTCagacaaactgtgaaaactgattttattcCCTATTCATAAAaatttaaagtggaaaaaaaaacattcaagctAATCTAACAGGAACATGTCTAACCTGTAGATTGTAGTCATGCAGGATTTTTACGAGTGAATCTCTGAGGTTTGGGATCTCCATGCCCTCCTTAATGCGATGGATGAGCAGAATGGGATCCACGTGAGTGCCGATGTTATTAAGGAGGCCGGTAATGAATGCTGGGCACACattaaaagacagagagaaatgaaggaATATTATGGAAGTGAGAagatgacaaagacagacagacgggcagactAAAGTCAAAAGGAGGCTGCATCATACGTGGTTTGTCAATAGAATAAGAGATGAGGTCCTCCCAGAGCTCTGCATCGTCCTGCTCTTTGGCAAACTCTATGGCCTTGTCCACGTCCACCAGCTCCTCCATGATCATCTGCAGAGCTCGTCTGCAATTCCCCATCCTGCCTTCAAGCAACATCAGCCAGAttagtttgttttatcatttcaaaacacacttaaaacTAAGAAAACAGACTTTATCTATCACTTACTGAGCAGGAAGACGGTCTCCTCTACAAAGTTCCTCTGTTGACACACCTCAAGAGCCttagagaaaaagaggagacaaCATAATTCATGTCTGGCAGCTTCTGGAAACTCGGATGTGCAGTAGGATGACAGGTAAGACTGGTACCTTTTCCAGAGGGCAGTGCGTGCTGTCTCTCAGGAAAGGCAAGAGGTTTGGTCTGTCATATTCAGCATACAGGGCAATCTGTCTCTCGTGGTACTTCTTTCCTTTGTGGTGGTCCCGCTTGAAGAGTTTATGGAGATACTGTGAAGGGAAAAGATCAGCCAAATCAGTTCTGAATTCCTTTTGGCAATTACGAtgattttgttcaaaatgatATGTATCTCAGCTCACCACATGCAGAAGCTCGGGTCTGTCTGCTAGTTCTTCCACCACCCTCTCTATCTACAAGCACAAAGAAGACACGCAAGATCAGTGGATTTCAATCAGATACTTCAAGGAAAGCTGAGAGAAGCCTGACACACCTACCGATATCTTGTCTTCATTCTCGAGGAGCATGTCGACAGCTTTCTGGTGATGTGAATTTAGAGTATATattacaaaaatggaaaaaaattaaaacacagtaaGATTGCCTTAGATGACATTTTATGAGgtcttttactttaaaatcaaaaaagtaaaaaaatcaCATGCCTCTTTGTCAAAGTCCATGAGGAGTATAATCTTATCCTCTATGGAGGAGAAAAGGTTGTGTTTGTGGATCAGTTGGTAAACATCTTTGTGTCTCAGTCTCAGGTAGATCTCCAAGGCTCTGTCGTACCGCTGGTCATATGTGTACCTGCAACATTAGAAAAGTTGCTTTGGtgtcaagttttgttttttttttttttgttagcagTAATTTTCAAGTCACTGCATTATTATTCCTTCAACTCCACAGGCCCTTCAGTGAATTCATATTTGCAAACAAATATTGTGCTACCGTCTGTTCTTCAGATACACACATCATTTACTACTCTAGATTTTGgagtttgaaaaaaagaaaataccaaATAAGACACTGAATTCCatgcaaatgtgtaaaaattGATATTAAAAAGACAAGAACAGGCAACTGGTGTTTCCCTAAATATTATTGCATTTGGTTTGGTGTCGAAATCACTCACAGTTCAGCCAACGTGGTGAGCAAAGTTCTGTTAGTGGGGTCGCTCTTTAGGCGGTCAACAACCGCCTGAACAATCGCCATGTTATTATAAAGCTCTCCGGGCCATTCGCGGATCAGTGTTGCAAAACCCTTCGAGAACAGCACAGGAAGTAGAACAAACCATCAGCCGCGGCGTGGATTTTGTCACAGACTGTCAAGACTACTAGGGAGGACAAAGTACCTCATAATCAGTTTTGAGAAATTCATCGAGGATCATTTCATAGATGGCCGGCCTGAGACGCAGATCCCCTCTGGGCAAATACTGACTGATGGCCTGAAATCAGAGAGAAGTAGGGTAATATTGATAAGAGACAGACgctgaataaaatacactaaactTCTGAACCACAGCCCCTGACCTACCTTCAACTGCCCGATGGTCTTGAACCTGTATACTTCATTTTCCCACAGTTCCATGTTTTTTCCAAGAACCTTTTGACACTTCCTGAATTTAGAAGAAGAACTCAAATCATTCAGATGAAATGAATTTTGACTTTGTTAGCAGTGGGCATGCTTTGTGGCCGTGGAGCCAATTAATAAGTGAGTGTTCAGACTATAACAAACTATTAAACAGctaataaattacattttatgaGTTTTTGAGCTTAAAAGTTCAAAAGTAAAAAACTCAAGGTCAACTCAGTGGTTAAAACATGGGAAAAATTTACAGATCAGGTAAGATTGTGTTGGTCAAACTATTAATTTTTAGTCTAATGCGTTTTGCCCGCAAAATATCCACACTTTGCATTATGGATAATTTATTCTCATCCTATTCATTCAGTAATTATGTCATTTtattgaaaacacatttggaacAACAAGGTACGTCTCTGAGTGTTCCCTCTTTCtacagttttaaataaagacaagagaaaaatattttgcttttatacAGATTATCTGAATCCAGCATTTAAAATAGAATGTTTCTTTAATATGGACCCTGAagatacagaaaagaaaaaggtttttcaaatatctcacacacacagacactgtacAACTGATCAAATGGATTAATTTACTATACGTCTGCAGAAGGTGTCAAACCTACCGCGCAGCACTGTCATAGTCTCCTTTCTCCACTAAGTGATTGATGTAAGCCCTCCCAATATCCTGGACTTCATGTCTCTTGATGTTTTTGAAGCTGATCTCTGCGGCCATCAGCGCCTCCTGTCACAGTCAAACCACAGTAACGGGACACATTTTAAGCTATATAACTGCAGACTGTAACCTTTCGCAGTGCTCataaaactcaacaacaacacaaacctcatatttcttcttttcaagCAGCCAATCGATGTGGTCATCCTGGTCTCGCTCCTTGGCCACAACGATGTCTTTGGGACTGATGATGTAGAAGAGTGACTCTCCCTCAGAATGCTCTGttaatgaaaatacatttatgcCTCTGCGTATTGCGCATTACAGCTGACATTTGATAAGTCGATGCATAATGAAATCAGAGCGCAGTAAAAGGCTGCGTGAcatttctcagagggctgtttTTATAGTCTTACCGAGGCGGTAGTCTCTGCACtcatttttttcaaagttgCGCACAGTCAGCGCATCTGAAGAGATCTCCTCACAGCTCTCAGGAAGAGGCTGGATGATGTCGAGACGAGGCCGTGCACGAAACTCCTCATCCTGCGAGCACACAGATACAACCACAATGACCAAAAGTTTTTAAACCACACTTTGCCCTTTAGTTTACATGTAAAAGAAGTCATAATTACCACGTGATCAGAGTTCTCCTTCACAAAGTAAAGGGTGACAAGCTGATCTGCCAGGGGTGCCAGACCACAGATGGAAAACTCGGTCTCAAATGCAGAcactgttagaaaaaaaaaaaataaataaataaaaaaacagtggaCCAGAGATATCAAAATATATCTTGCTATGGTCAGCTATCTAGTTTTattcttgatttattttgtatttcattttattattatcgCCTGTTCTGGCTTCATGCTATAAAGAACTGAAAcaagtttattatttttctttttagtttgtCATGTGCTATCCGTTTTATACCTATTTCCACATAGCGGCTGGGCAGATCCCTCATCTCAGTAGGATTTCGCTCTTTCACGACACAAATCTGAGGAGAAGTGAGAAAATTACCAAAACTGGAAAGACCAGTGTCTATGAAGATTCAtaaatttaaacagaaaattagCAGACCTTAATGGAAGTCCCCCAGCCAACAATCAGAGTGGTGTTGTCTTTCCAACACAGGCTGCATGGGTACATGTCAGGCCTCAGACTGACGTTGTCCCGCAGCACATTTGTGATCCTCTGTTTTGTACCAATATCATAAATTTTAACTCcctaaaagaaaacacacatattagCATTTTCACCCTCAATATTTGCATTGCCACTGATGTCTGTGACTGATCACTCACCACATTGTTGGC includes these proteins:
- the vps41 gene encoding vacuolar protein sorting-associated protein 41 homolog codes for the protein MAELEEQGRRQSEECTDESEEEDSEEEPKLKYERLSNGVTEILQKDAASCMTVHDKFLALGTHFGKVFLLDIQGNATQKFEISSVKINQISLDESGEHVGICSEDGKVQVFGLYTREGFHENFDCPIKVVALHPQFTRSNYKQFVTGGNKLLLYERNWLNRWKMSVLHEGEGPITNIKWRANLIAWANNVGVKIYDIGTKQRITNVLRDNVSLRPDMYPCSLCWKDNTTLIVGWGTSIKICVVKERNPTEMRDLPSRYVEIVSAFETEFSICGLAPLADQLVTLYFVKENSDHVDEEFRARPRLDIIQPLPESCEEISSDALTVRNFEKNECRDYRLEHSEGESLFYIISPKDIVVAKERDQDDHIDWLLEKKKYEEALMAAEISFKNIKRHEVQDIGRAYINHLVEKGDYDSAARKCQKVLGKNMELWENEVYRFKTIGQLKAISQYLPRGDLRLRPAIYEMILDEFLKTDYEGFATLIREWPGELYNNMAIVQAVVDRLKSDPTNRTLLTTLAELYTYDQRYDRALEIYLRLRHKDVYQLIHKHNLFSSIEDKIILLMDFDKEKAVDMLLENEDKISIERVVEELADRPELLHVYLHKLFKRDHHKGKKYHERQIALYAEYDRPNLLPFLRDSTHCPLEKALEVCQQRNFVEETVFLLSRMGNCRRALQMIMEELVDVDKAIEFAKEQDDAELWEDLISYSIDKPPFITGLLNNIGTHVDPILLIHRIKEGMEIPNLRDSLVKILHDYNLQILLREGCKKILVADSLSLLQKMHRTQMRGVRVDEENICESCHATILPSDMAKPFSVVVFHCRHMFHKECLPSSGAIPGMQFCNICSAKRRGPGSGILEMKK